A part of Streptomyces sp. NBC_01497 genomic DNA contains:
- a CDS encoding [LysW]-aminoadipate kinase: protein MTTISGTDVPGTTHGNPRGTWRHISPDEPEKEPEDEEEAQDRSGSDDASKLLVVKCGGNSEVDADSVCADVAELVRAGHRLVLVHGGSAEIDRLADELGVPQRRLVSPDGVSTRRTDDATLEVVTLALAGSVKPRLVSELIRNGVEAVGLTGVDGSLIRTRRRTGQKAVVDGRTVVVRDDRSGRIQAVRGELVSALLTQGYVPVVSPPAVDEQGVTVNADADRVAAALAAALGADRLVLLTGASGVLADPHDEDSVLTDYDVNAAGRPGKFAKGGMAIKLVAAREALTGGVDEVTVADGRGERPVGDALDGAGTTVHLAPEPGSDGRPEPARETRTRAHSDGSNR from the coding sequence ATGACCACGATCAGTGGCACGGACGTGCCGGGAACCACACACGGGAATCCGCGGGGTACGTGGCGGCACATCTCACCGGACGAACCGGAGAAGGAGCCCGAGGACGAGGAGGAGGCACAGGACAGGAGCGGCTCGGACGACGCGTCGAAGCTGCTCGTCGTCAAGTGCGGGGGCAACAGCGAAGTGGACGCCGACAGCGTGTGCGCGGACGTCGCCGAACTGGTCCGCGCCGGCCACCGCCTCGTGCTGGTGCACGGCGGCTCCGCCGAGATCGACCGGCTCGCCGACGAACTCGGCGTACCGCAGCGCCGCCTCGTCTCGCCGGACGGCGTCTCCACACGCCGGACCGACGATGCCACCCTGGAAGTGGTGACGCTCGCACTGGCCGGCTCGGTCAAACCCAGGCTCGTCAGCGAACTCATCCGCAACGGCGTCGAGGCGGTCGGCCTGACCGGCGTGGACGGCAGCCTGATACGCACCCGCCGCAGGACCGGGCAGAAGGCGGTGGTCGACGGCCGCACCGTGGTCGTGCGTGACGACCGCAGCGGGCGTATCCAGGCGGTACGCGGCGAACTCGTCTCGGCGCTGCTCACGCAGGGCTACGTGCCCGTCGTCTCACCCCCCGCGGTGGACGAACAGGGCGTGACCGTCAACGCCGACGCCGACCGGGTCGCCGCGGCGCTCGCCGCCGCTCTCGGCGCCGACCGGCTGGTGCTGCTCACCGGCGCCTCCGGTGTGCTCGCCGATCCGCACGACGAGGACAGCGTGCTGACCGACTACGACGTCAACGCGGCAGGCCGGCCGGGGAAGTTCGCCAAGGGCGGCATGGCGATCAAGCTCGTGGCGGCGCGCGAGGCACTGACCGGAGGAGTCGACGAGGTGACCGTGGCCGACGGCAGGGGCGAGCGGCCGGTCGGCGACGCGCTCGACGGAGCCGGTACGACGGTGCATCTCGCACCGGAACCGGGCTCCGACGGGCGCCCCGAACCGGCGCGGGAAACCCGTACCCGAGCGCACAGCGACGGGAGCAACCGATGA
- the argC gene encoding N-acetyl-gamma-glutamyl-phosphate reductase encodes MIRAAVFGAAGYIGGELLRLLLGHPETEVAAAVSSRFPGKRVDSVHPNLRSVTDLTFCDAERAADCDVVLLATPHRSTMELVRTWAGRADTLIDLSGDFRLRDGDVYERHYGLAHEAPGLLDDFVPGIPELHRERLRTARMISVPGCMANAAILALHPLAQAKLAESSVLVDGRTGSSGSGTGAGNANLHAERSGAMRLFAPLTHRHEAEVTQHTGLDAHMTATGVEAVRGVQVLCHTTLREGTEEKAVRAAYREAYADEPFVRLVAHKRGTYRYPEPKILLGSNFCDVGHAFDPGSGRLVAAAALDNLVKGGAGNAVQCLNLRMGWPENHGLGFPGLHPV; translated from the coding sequence GCGGTGTCCTCGCGCTTCCCGGGCAAACGCGTTGACAGTGTGCATCCCAATCTCCGCTCGGTCACCGACCTCACCTTCTGCGACGCCGAGCGGGCGGCCGACTGCGACGTGGTCCTCCTGGCCACACCGCACCGCTCCACGATGGAACTGGTGCGCACCTGGGCCGGGCGCGCGGACACCTTGATCGACCTGTCGGGCGACTTCCGGCTGCGCGACGGCGACGTCTACGAGCGTCACTACGGTCTCGCCCACGAGGCGCCCGGCCTGCTCGACGACTTCGTCCCCGGCATCCCCGAGCTGCACCGGGAGCGGCTGCGCACCGCGCGCATGATCAGCGTCCCCGGCTGCATGGCCAACGCCGCGATCCTCGCACTGCACCCGCTCGCCCAGGCGAAACTGGCCGAGTCGTCCGTACTGGTGGACGGCCGTACCGGATCCAGCGGGTCCGGCACCGGCGCCGGGAACGCCAATCTCCACGCCGAACGCAGCGGCGCCATGCGGCTGTTCGCGCCGCTGACGCATCGTCATGAGGCAGAGGTGACTCAGCACACGGGTCTTGACGCCCATATGACGGCGACCGGAGTGGAGGCGGTGCGGGGCGTGCAGGTCCTGTGCCACACCACCCTCCGCGAGGGCACCGAGGAGAAGGCGGTACGGGCCGCGTACCGCGAGGCGTACGCCGACGAGCCGTTCGTACGGCTGGTGGCCCACAAGCGGGGCACCTATCGCTATCCGGAACCCAAGATCCTGCTCGGTTCCAACTTCTGCGACGTCGGGCACGCCTTCGACCCCGGCTCGGGCCGGCTGGTCGCCGCCGCCGCGCTGGACAACCTCGTCAAGGGCGGCGCGGGCAACGCCGTGCAGTGCCTCAACCTGCGGATGGGCTGGCCCGAGAACCACGGGCTTGGCTTCCCGGGGCTGCACCCGGTGTGA